In the Kribbella sp. NBC_00482 genome, one interval contains:
- a CDS encoding winged helix-turn-helix transcriptional regulator — protein MQRTNFSEMACSIARTLDVIGEPWSPLILRDVWVGISRFEQLQADLGISRKVLTERLNHLVDRDVLERRPYDNRPRYEYVLTDRGRELLDVLMVMVAWGDKWLAGQAGPPVLYRHHACGEISHVDLACAHCGKPMHADDIDILPGPGAA, from the coding sequence ATGCAGCGAACGAACTTCAGTGAGATGGCGTGCTCGATCGCGCGCACGCTGGACGTGATCGGCGAGCCGTGGTCACCGTTGATCCTGCGTGACGTCTGGGTCGGTATCTCCCGGTTCGAGCAGCTCCAGGCCGATCTCGGGATCTCCCGCAAGGTGCTCACCGAGCGGCTGAACCACCTGGTCGACCGGGACGTGCTGGAGCGCCGGCCGTACGACAATCGGCCGCGGTACGAGTACGTGCTGACGGACCGGGGCCGCGAACTGCTCGACGTCCTGATGGTGATGGTTGCCTGGGGCGACAAATGGCTGGCCGGCCAGGCCGGGCCGCCGGTCCTCTACCGGCACCACGCCTGCGGGGAGATCAGCCACGTGGACCTCGCCTGCGCCCACTGCGGCAAGCCGATGCACGCCGACGACATCGACATCCTCCCCGGCCCAGGCGCTGCCTAG
- a CDS encoding pyridoxamine 5'-phosphate oxidase family protein gives MLKPAVRSAVESTSIAHLATVLPDGSPHSIPLWVSSLDDKIIFLTGPNSQKARNLRHDPRVALSLAPVDNPYEPVIVRGRVVEWIDGDAGWELVDQIAQKYIGQPYGRDVERVIGVIEVDHQTVGVS, from the coding sequence ATGTTGAAGCCCGCCGTACGTAGCGCCGTCGAGAGCACCTCCATCGCCCACCTGGCCACCGTCCTGCCGGACGGGTCGCCGCACTCCATCCCACTCTGGGTGAGCTCGCTCGACGACAAGATCATCTTCCTGACCGGCCCGAACTCCCAGAAGGCCCGCAACCTCCGCCACGATCCCCGGGTCGCGCTGTCGCTCGCGCCGGTCGACAACCCGTACGAGCCGGTGATCGTCCGCGGTCGCGTCGTCGAGTGGATCGACGGCGACGCCGGCTGGGAGCTCGTCGACCAGATCGCCCAGAAGTACATCGGCCAGCCCTACGGTCGCGACGTGGAACGCGTCATCGGCGTGATCGAGGTGGACCACCAGACGGTCGGCGTCTCATAA
- a CDS encoding GrpB family protein, whose translation MIVPAEVVDYDPRWPLWFAEIRAGLTPYLAEVPHVCEHVGSTAVPGLAAKPIIDVDIVVPSAELVPLVIGRLAEAGYLHEGDQGIDGREAFALPPDAVHYHHLYVVVDGNKAHRDHVVLRDHLRADAADRERYAARKRELAHLLTTDRTAYVDGKGALVEELIAKAGGSRAADGSGRSGA comes from the coding sequence GTGATTGTTCCCGCCGAGGTTGTGGACTACGACCCGCGGTGGCCGCTCTGGTTCGCGGAGATCCGCGCGGGCCTGACGCCGTACCTCGCCGAGGTCCCGCACGTGTGCGAGCACGTCGGCAGCACCGCCGTACCCGGTCTGGCGGCGAAGCCGATCATCGACGTCGACATCGTCGTCCCGTCTGCCGAGCTGGTCCCGCTGGTCATCGGCCGGCTGGCGGAGGCTGGTTATCTTCACGAGGGTGACCAAGGAATCGACGGCCGGGAGGCGTTCGCGCTGCCGCCGGACGCGGTGCACTACCACCATCTGTACGTCGTTGTTGACGGCAACAAAGCGCATCGGGACCATGTGGTGCTGCGCGATCACCTGCGCGCGGATGCGGCCGATCGCGAGCGGTACGCGGCTCGCAAACGCGAGCTGGCGCACCTGCTCACCACCGACCGCACCGCTTACGTCGACGGCAAGGGCGCGTTGGTCGAGGAGCTGATCGCTAAAGCTGGTGGTTCGCGTGCAGCCGACGGGTCGGGTCGTAGCGGCGCCTGA
- a CDS encoding LysR family transcriptional regulator: MDSRQLEYFVAVAEELSFTRAAHRLFTVQSTVSAAVRALETDLKTTLFDRSTRRVVLSAAGQALLPEAKAALEALDRARAAVEEASSGLRGSIRIGTLARLSLVNMAELLGAFHRKYPLVEVQVATSPTGSTGLADDVRHGRLDIALLGLPRPELSGLEVRDIATVPFVALVPSSHPLAERAGIGLDELAGERFVDMPAGFGNRKMVDRAFDTIGTPRRIQVEVPELTTIPDYVRAGLGVGVVPDLELAAEPGVAKLSITGSELTWTLSVVTIAGRRPSRAVTALLDLIGDSTRPEGPYF; this comes from the coding sequence GTGGACAGTCGCCAGCTGGAGTACTTCGTCGCCGTCGCCGAGGAACTGAGCTTCACCCGCGCGGCGCACCGGCTGTTCACGGTGCAGTCCACGGTTTCGGCCGCCGTACGCGCTCTGGAGACCGACCTGAAGACGACCCTCTTCGATCGCTCGACCCGGCGCGTTGTGTTGTCGGCTGCCGGTCAGGCGTTGCTGCCCGAGGCGAAGGCCGCGCTGGAGGCGTTGGACCGGGCGCGGGCCGCGGTCGAGGAAGCCTCGTCTGGGTTGCGCGGCAGTATCCGGATCGGGACGCTGGCCCGGCTCAGCTTGGTGAACATGGCGGAGCTGCTCGGAGCGTTCCATCGCAAGTACCCGCTGGTCGAGGTGCAGGTCGCGACCTCGCCCACCGGGTCGACCGGCCTCGCGGACGACGTACGGCACGGTCGTCTGGACATCGCGTTGCTCGGGCTGCCGCGTCCGGAGTTGTCCGGCCTCGAGGTCCGCGACATCGCCACGGTTCCGTTCGTGGCGCTGGTTCCGTCGTCGCATCCGCTCGCCGAGCGCGCCGGGATCGGACTCGACGAGCTCGCCGGCGAGCGGTTCGTGGACATGCCAGCGGGTTTCGGGAACCGGAAGATGGTCGACCGGGCCTTCGACACGATCGGGACGCCCCGGCGGATCCAGGTCGAGGTGCCGGAACTGACCACGATCCCGGACTATGTGCGGGCCGGTCTCGGCGTCGGCGTCGTACCGGATCTCGAACTGGCCGCGGAGCCGGGCGTCGCCAAGCTGTCGATCACCGGCTCGGAGCTCACCTGGACGTTGTCCGTGGTGACGATCGCCGGACGGCGACCGAGCAGAGCGGTGACCGCCCTGCTCGATCTGATCGGCGACTCGACCCGGCCGGAAGGTCCCTATTTCTAG
- a CDS encoding phosphotransferase enzyme family protein, which yields MDLERDYGLTVSSLEPHPGGFATDGWVADGRWFVKVWKEGEQPSGLSQLAELHALGLPVVEPLRTLQGELSAKNVAVFPYIEGRTAAWSDWRVVARALRQVHDAPLEVTLPRADVSEPHISTLGRHLQHPWIADRADVVAAAIARLDDVRTRLKPVRDVLCHTDLHGLNVLIDDHGEVAALLDWENAVIGPREYDVWVAADGQRLAEFLDEYGADDLDVDHLEFALLARGLRDMSARVMFEVDRPGVDTWGFDRIARVDSDLEVFRPYCS from the coding sequence GTGGACCTGGAACGTGACTACGGACTGACTGTCTCCTCGCTGGAGCCGCACCCCGGCGGCTTCGCCACCGACGGCTGGGTGGCGGACGGCCGATGGTTCGTGAAGGTGTGGAAGGAAGGCGAGCAGCCGTCGGGGCTGTCGCAGTTGGCGGAGTTGCACGCTCTCGGGCTGCCGGTGGTGGAGCCGTTGCGGACGCTGCAGGGTGAGCTGTCCGCGAAGAACGTCGCTGTTTTCCCTTATATCGAAGGGCGTACGGCGGCCTGGAGCGACTGGCGTGTGGTGGCCCGAGCCCTGCGGCAGGTGCATGACGCGCCGCTGGAGGTGACGCTGCCGCGCGCGGATGTCAGCGAGCCGCATATCTCTACCCTTGGGCGGCACCTGCAGCATCCGTGGATCGCGGACCGGGCGGACGTGGTGGCTGCGGCAATCGCGCGGTTGGACGACGTACGAACGCGGCTCAAGCCGGTGCGCGACGTCCTGTGTCACACGGACCTCCACGGGTTGAACGTCTTGATCGACGACCACGGTGAGGTTGCGGCGCTCCTCGACTGGGAGAACGCCGTGATCGGGCCCCGTGAGTACGACGTATGGGTCGCGGCCGACGGTCAGCGGCTGGCGGAGTTCCTCGACGAGTACGGCGCCGACGACCTGGACGTCGACCACCTCGAGTTCGCGCTCCTCGCCCGCGGCCTGCGGGACATGTCCGCCCGGGTGATGTTCGAGGTCGATCGACCGGGCGTCGACACCTGGGGCTTCGACCGGATCGCGCGTGTAGACAGTGATCTCGAGGTGTTCCGCCCGTACTGCAGCTAG
- a CDS encoding putative immunity protein, producing MGHEEIPLSLDELRQLSLWTADCAEQALPLFEAAAPGDPRARDAIEVTREFGAGGKRTKAIRTAAWAALKAAGELEDPAAEAAARAAVGAAGSAYLHPFAAATQVKHIVGAAQYAAYAQELATGDPSAADAVVRWAAERVPSTVREVLARYPDGTPGRSRLGELHRRLEAELRRPSTS from the coding sequence ATGGGTCATGAAGAAATCCCCCTGAGCCTTGACGAGCTGCGACAGCTGAGCCTGTGGACAGCCGACTGCGCTGAGCAGGCGCTGCCGCTGTTCGAGGCGGCGGCGCCCGGCGATCCGCGAGCGCGGGACGCGATCGAGGTGACCCGCGAGTTCGGCGCCGGAGGCAAACGAACGAAGGCCATCCGAACCGCCGCATGGGCGGCCCTCAAGGCGGCCGGCGAGTTGGAAGATCCGGCCGCCGAGGCGGCTGCGCGGGCAGCAGTAGGTGCCGCTGGTTCGGCGTACCTGCATCCGTTCGCGGCGGCCACTCAGGTCAAGCACATCGTCGGGGCGGCGCAGTACGCGGCGTACGCGCAAGAGCTCGCGACCGGCGATCCGTCAGCAGCCGATGCGGTTGTTCGGTGGGCGGCCGAACGCGTGCCGTCCACGGTCCGCGAGGTTCTCGCGCGCTACCCCGACGGCACGCCCGGCCGCAGCCGGCTCGGCGAACTGCACCGCCGACTGGAGGCTGAACTCAGGCGACCGTCGACTTCATGA
- a CDS encoding FAD-binding oxidoreductase, translating to MMLTTSSTGYDEARLGFQRRDPHRPAVIFPVTSTAEVEEAVRYAIDHDLRIAVQASGHGLTRGIDGGVLIATGEFNGVTVDVERKTAWIEAGATWRDVLDATAPYGLAPLSGSAPGVGAVSYTLGGGLGLMARRFGYAADHVRRIEVVTADGVRRNAEEDPDLFWALRGGGGNFGVVTRLEVDLFDVPTLYGGSLYFDLAEHPTVPEVWREWTRSVPEEVTSAIAILPIPNIPQVPAPLRGKYIGQVQLAILGDRGEELIEPLRAIGKPVLDTVGELPYVDSGQIFAEPENPDSYSSRNVLLKDLDALETLPELAGPGASRMHVIGIRHLGGALARQPEIRNAIGHRDAAYSLTVLTPGKGDAGSDVLEPWAPSTVGRALNFSFAKLTDDQVAEAYDDHERLVTLRRRYDPTRRLHANHQL from the coding sequence ATGATGTTGACGACGAGCAGTACGGGGTACGACGAGGCGCGGCTCGGGTTCCAGCGGCGGGATCCGCATCGGCCGGCGGTGATCTTTCCGGTGACGAGCACCGCCGAGGTCGAGGAGGCGGTGCGGTACGCGATCGACCACGATCTGCGGATCGCCGTCCAGGCGTCCGGGCACGGTCTGACGCGGGGGATCGACGGTGGCGTGCTGATCGCGACCGGTGAGTTCAACGGCGTGACGGTCGACGTGGAGCGCAAGACGGCGTGGATCGAGGCGGGCGCGACCTGGCGGGACGTGCTCGACGCGACCGCGCCGTACGGTCTCGCTCCGCTCTCCGGCAGCGCGCCTGGCGTCGGCGCGGTCTCGTACACGCTCGGCGGTGGGCTCGGCCTGATGGCCCGGCGGTTCGGGTACGCCGCGGATCACGTCCGCCGGATCGAGGTGGTGACCGCGGACGGCGTACGGCGCAACGCCGAGGAGGACCCTGATCTGTTCTGGGCGCTGCGCGGCGGTGGCGGGAACTTCGGTGTCGTGACGCGCCTCGAGGTCGACCTCTTCGACGTACCGACGCTGTACGGCGGCAGTTTGTACTTCGATCTCGCCGAGCACCCGACGGTGCCCGAGGTCTGGCGGGAGTGGACCAGGTCCGTGCCGGAGGAGGTGACGTCGGCGATCGCGATCCTGCCGATCCCGAACATCCCGCAGGTGCCGGCGCCGCTGCGCGGCAAGTACATCGGGCAGGTACAGCTCGCGATCCTCGGCGATCGTGGCGAAGAGCTGATCGAACCGCTCCGAGCGATCGGCAAGCCGGTGCTCGACACGGTGGGGGAGCTGCCGTACGTCGACTCGGGGCAGATCTTCGCGGAGCCCGAGAACCCTGACAGCTACAGCTCACGCAACGTGCTGCTGAAGGACCTCGACGCGCTCGAGACGCTGCCCGAGCTCGCCGGTCCGGGTGCGTCGAGGATGCACGTGATCGGCATCCGGCACCTCGGCGGCGCGCTCGCCCGGCAGCCGGAGATCAGGAACGCGATCGGTCACCGCGATGCGGCGTACTCGCTGACCGTCCTCACGCCGGGCAAGGGTGACGCTGGGTCTGACGTGCTCGAACCGTGGGCTCCGTCGACCGTTGGCCGCGCCCTCAACTTCAGCTTCGCGAAGCTCACCGACGACCAGGTGGCCGAGGCGTACGACGACCACGAGCGGCTCGTAACGCTCAGGCGCCGCTACGACCCGACCCGTCGGCTGCACGCGAACCACCAGCTTTAG
- a CDS encoding ABC transporter ATP-binding protein: MATVSFKGATRVYPGTDLAAVDKLDLDISDGEFMVLVGPSGSGKSTALRMLAGLEEVNEGAIFIGDRDVTNAPPKERDIAMVFQNYALYPHMSVADNMGFALKMQGIHKDDRAKRVLEAAKLLGLEEYLDRKPKALSGGQRQRVAMGRAIVRNPQVFLMDEPLSNLDAKLRVQTRTQIAELQHRLGVTTVYVTHDQVEAMTMGDRVAVLKDGVLQQVDTPLNLYDRPRNKFVAGFIGSPAMNLIEAEIVEGGAKVGDYVVPIARDVLAKAGDDKTLTLGVRPEALHLADDGLPVKVSVIEELGSDAFLYGTAEHTSDQIIARIGTRLHNDKGTVVHLAPDPEKLHLFSASTEERLV; encoded by the coding sequence ATGGCAACTGTCTCGTTCAAGGGAGCTACCCGGGTCTACCCGGGCACCGACCTCGCGGCGGTGGACAAGCTCGACCTGGATATCTCCGACGGCGAGTTCATGGTGCTCGTCGGGCCGTCCGGGTCCGGGAAGTCGACGGCGCTGCGCATGCTCGCCGGGCTCGAAGAGGTGAACGAGGGCGCGATCTTCATCGGCGACCGGGACGTCACCAACGCCCCGCCGAAGGAACGCGACATCGCGATGGTGTTCCAGAACTATGCGCTGTACCCGCACATGTCGGTGGCCGACAACATGGGCTTCGCCCTGAAGATGCAGGGCATCCACAAGGACGACCGCGCCAAGCGAGTGCTGGAAGCCGCCAAGCTGCTCGGTCTGGAGGAGTACCTCGACCGGAAGCCGAAGGCACTGTCCGGTGGTCAGCGCCAGCGCGTCGCGATGGGCCGCGCGATCGTTCGCAACCCGCAGGTCTTCTTGATGGACGAGCCGTTGTCGAACCTCGACGCCAAGCTCCGCGTCCAGACCCGCACGCAGATCGCTGAGCTGCAGCACCGGCTCGGCGTCACCACCGTCTACGTCACCCACGACCAGGTCGAGGCCATGACGATGGGCGACCGGGTCGCGGTGCTGAAGGATGGCGTGTTGCAGCAGGTCGACACGCCGCTGAACCTGTACGACAGGCCGCGGAACAAGTTCGTGGCCGGCTTCATCGGGTCGCCCGCGATGAACCTGATCGAGGCCGAGATCGTCGAGGGCGGCGCGAAGGTCGGCGACTACGTGGTCCCGATCGCGCGCGACGTACTCGCCAAGGCCGGTGACGACAAGACCCTGACCCTCGGCGTCCGCCCGGAGGCGCTGCACCTCGCCGACGACGGTCTGCCGGTGAAGGTGTCGGTGATCGAGGAGCTGGGATCGGACGCGTTCCTGTACGGGACCGCCGAGCACACCAGTGACCAGATCATCGCCCGGATCGGCACCCGGCTGCACAACGACAAGGGCACCGTCGTCCACCTCGCGCCGGACCCCGAGAAGCTGCACCTCTTCTCCGCCTCCACCGAGGAGCGGCTTGTGTAG
- a CDS encoding protein-tyrosine phosphatase family protein: protein MGLWTKDASGVMELPSGRLVRGRGLRHGPATEPFPTYGVYLLGKEPPDVPWETHWIKWPDFRLPVDRAQALTTFREALEQTGAGRVEFACGGGRGRTGTALACLAVLDGLPADQAVDYVRRHYDKHAVETPWQKRYVLNLLTRS, encoded by the coding sequence GTGGGCCTGTGGACAAAGGACGCATCAGGAGTGATGGAGCTGCCGTCGGGTCGGCTCGTGCGCGGACGCGGTCTGCGCCACGGCCCGGCGACTGAGCCGTTTCCGACGTACGGCGTGTACCTGCTCGGCAAGGAACCGCCGGACGTGCCGTGGGAGACGCACTGGATCAAGTGGCCGGACTTCCGGCTGCCTGTTGATCGCGCGCAGGCGTTGACGACCTTTCGCGAGGCGTTGGAGCAGACCGGGGCCGGGCGGGTCGAGTTCGCGTGCGGCGGCGGTCGAGGACGGACGGGGACCGCGCTCGCGTGTCTCGCCGTACTGGACGGGCTGCCCGCGGATCAGGCGGTCGACTACGTACGACGGCATTACGACAAGCACGCGGTGGAGACGCCGTGGCAGAAGCGGTATGTGCTAAATCTGTTGACCCGGAGTTGA
- a CDS encoding RidA family protein, which produces MTIERSNPDGLHATPGYHHVTRVQADTLIYLAGQCPLQASGELAAGGLQGQTAQVISNILTALKSAGATPENVVRTVIYVASSDRDDLGAVWTQLNESPLAPAFTTASTLLGVAQLGFTGQLVEIDVTAAL; this is translated from the coding sequence GTGACGATCGAGCGGAGCAATCCCGACGGACTGCATGCGACGCCTGGGTATCACCACGTGACGCGAGTGCAGGCGGACACCCTGATCTACCTGGCCGGGCAGTGCCCGTTGCAGGCGTCCGGTGAGTTGGCGGCGGGCGGCCTCCAAGGGCAGACCGCGCAGGTGATCTCGAACATCCTCACCGCGCTGAAGTCGGCGGGCGCCACGCCGGAAAACGTCGTACGCACGGTGATCTACGTGGCCAGCTCGGACCGGGACGACCTGGGCGCGGTGTGGACACAACTCAACGAGTCGCCGCTCGCACCGGCCTTCACAACCGCAAGCACCCTGCTCGGCGTCGCCCAGCTCGGTTTCACCGGCCAACTCGTCGAGATCGATGTGACAGCAGCCCTGTGA
- a CDS encoding dienelactone hydrolase family protein, giving the protein MGVTVQVGEQDAYLARVGRAGMLLLPMITGIGEQIREWADELAGEGITALAWDPFKGRSTDNATREELSGMLREMDDDAALAEQGALLDYLFDDLGCSKVGVIGWCLGGRFAFLLGARDQRVANVVAFHPTVPSNRPPHHTYDAIAEAAGVTAPVLVSYPSADTAVPNADFETLQTVLQARTVGATFAQYFPGADHGFSDKSRHDKDVNAVAFRLAWPQALAFMKSTVA; this is encoded by the coding sequence ATGGGTGTGACTGTGCAGGTTGGGGAGCAGGACGCGTATCTCGCGCGGGTCGGCCGGGCCGGGATGTTGCTGCTGCCGATGATCACCGGGATCGGTGAGCAGATCCGGGAGTGGGCCGACGAGCTGGCCGGGGAAGGGATCACCGCGCTGGCGTGGGATCCGTTCAAGGGTCGCAGTACCGACAACGCCACCCGGGAAGAGCTCAGCGGGATGCTGCGGGAGATGGACGACGACGCCGCTCTCGCCGAACAGGGCGCGTTGCTGGACTACCTGTTCGACGACCTCGGGTGCAGCAAGGTCGGCGTCATCGGCTGGTGCCTCGGGGGACGGTTCGCCTTCCTGCTCGGGGCGCGTGACCAGCGGGTGGCGAACGTGGTCGCCTTCCACCCGACCGTGCCGTCGAACCGGCCGCCGCATCACACGTACGACGCGATTGCCGAGGCGGCTGGGGTTACGGCACCGGTGCTGGTGAGCTACCCGAGTGCGGACACCGCCGTACCCAATGCGGACTTCGAGACGTTGCAGACCGTGTTGCAGGCGCGGACCGTTGGCGCGACGTTCGCGCAGTACTTCCCTGGTGCGGACCACGGGTTCTCGGACAAGTCGCGGCACGACAAGGACGTCAACGCGGTCGCGTTCCGGCTGGCTTGGCCGCAGGCGCTCGCGTTCATGAAGTCGACGGTCGCCTGA
- a CDS encoding DinB family protein — protein sequence MSTTPIVESDGTSRTKRPTHADERTTMLAFLRWHRETLEFKCAGLKPSQLAEQAVDRSALSLLGLVRHAAETERFWFRQVMAAEEAQPLFVSQASPDAAFEVANADAQLVAQAWEAWRAEIAFADRFVAAARSLDISGDEPGEGPVSLRWVLMHLVEEYARHNGHADLLREQIDGAAGL from the coding sequence ATGTCGACTACACCGATCGTCGAGAGCGACGGCACCTCCCGCACCAAGCGGCCAACGCACGCGGATGAGCGCACTACGATGCTGGCATTCCTGCGCTGGCATCGGGAAACCTTGGAATTCAAGTGCGCCGGCCTGAAGCCTTCGCAGCTCGCGGAGCAGGCCGTTGATCGATCGGCGTTATCGCTGCTGGGGCTTGTGAGGCACGCGGCCGAGACCGAGCGCTTCTGGTTCCGTCAGGTGATGGCGGCCGAGGAGGCGCAGCCTCTTTTCGTGTCGCAGGCCTCCCCCGACGCTGCCTTCGAGGTCGCGAACGCAGACGCCCAGCTGGTTGCCCAGGCGTGGGAGGCGTGGCGGGCGGAGATCGCGTTCGCAGACCGTTTCGTCGCCGCAGCACGGAGTCTCGACATCAGCGGAGATGAACCCGGCGAAGGACCCGTCTCGCTGCGATGGGTTCTGATGCACCTTGTGGAGGAGTACGCGCGACACAATGGTCATGCGGACTTGCTTCGTGAGCAGATCGATGGCGCGGCAGGCCTCTAG
- a CDS encoding MFS transporter codes for MTSSRAGARIRFAHAPGFWVIAAAFLTTMAFSTIPTPLYAIYQQRDGFPTYVITVIFASYAVGVMASLYLAGHVSDWLGRRRVALLAVLAEALSAVIFLIWPAVPGLLLARFICGVGVGVLTATATAHLSELRQVARPGEDPSRSALISSMVNLGGLAFGPLVGGLLAQYVSSPLERPYEIFLVLLLISAVGIALVPETVERLEERPAYRPQRVALPSSARPLFFASAIGAFAAFAIFGLFTSLAPTFLAGVLHHTSRLLAGVVTFAVFIAGASSQAVFVRLSRPAQLRLGLVAMSVGLVGVAVGGLIPSLYLFVIGGIVAGAGVGLVFRGAVATAASLADPSSRGEVLAALFLIAYAGLAIPVLAIGLGIALLPAEVALLLFSALILILVNTAVIRMLAAQHR; via the coding sequence ATGACGTCTTCGCGAGCCGGCGCACGGATCCGGTTCGCTCATGCTCCGGGGTTCTGGGTGATCGCGGCGGCCTTCCTCACCACGATGGCCTTCTCGACGATCCCGACGCCGCTCTATGCGATCTACCAGCAGCGCGACGGTTTCCCGACGTACGTGATCACGGTGATCTTCGCCAGCTACGCGGTCGGGGTGATGGCGTCGCTGTACCTGGCGGGGCATGTCAGCGACTGGCTCGGGCGGCGGCGGGTCGCGTTGCTCGCCGTACTGGCCGAGGCGTTGTCGGCGGTGATCTTCCTGATCTGGCCGGCCGTCCCCGGGCTGCTGCTGGCCCGGTTCATCTGCGGTGTCGGTGTCGGCGTACTGACGGCGACCGCGACTGCGCACTTGTCCGAGCTGCGGCAGGTCGCGCGTCCGGGCGAGGACCCGAGCCGGTCCGCGCTGATCTCGAGCATGGTGAACCTCGGCGGGCTCGCGTTCGGCCCGCTCGTGGGCGGACTGCTGGCGCAGTACGTGTCGTCGCCGCTGGAGCGTCCGTACGAGATCTTCCTGGTGCTCCTGCTGATCAGCGCGGTGGGGATCGCGCTCGTGCCGGAGACCGTTGAGCGGCTGGAGGAACGTCCGGCGTACCGGCCGCAGCGGGTCGCGCTTCCCTCGTCGGCGCGTCCACTGTTCTTCGCGTCCGCGATCGGTGCCTTTGCGGCGTTCGCGATCTTCGGTCTCTTCACCTCGCTGGCGCCGACGTTCCTGGCCGGCGTCCTGCACCACACGTCTCGCCTGCTCGCCGGGGTCGTCACCTTCGCCGTCTTCATCGCCGGCGCATCCAGCCAGGCCGTCTTCGTCCGCCTCAGCCGCCCCGCGCAGCTCCGCCTCGGGCTGGTCGCGATGTCCGTCGGTCTGGTGGGCGTCGCGGTCGGTGGTCTCATCCCGAGCCTGTACCTCTTCGTCATCGGCGGCATCGTCGCCGGTGCCGGCGTGGGCCTCGTGTTCCGCGGCGCAGTCGCGACCGCCGCGTCACTCGCGGACCCGTCGTCCCGCGGCGAGGTCCTGGCCGCGCTCTTCCTGATCGCGTACGCCGGACTCGCGATCCCGGTCCTCGCGATCGGCCTGGGTATCGCGCTCCTCCCGGCCGAGGTCGCGCTGCTGCTCTTCTCGGCGCTGATCCTGATCCTGGTGAACACCGCCGTAATCCGGATGCTGGCCGCCCAGCACAGATGA
- a CDS encoding dihydrofolate reductase family protein — protein MSKVVCALSVSVDGYITGRGSGPDHGLGDAPMLFDWYFDGDTPSQVFDGFKLSAPSARIFDALAGRVGAMAAGHKTYDDSGHFGGGSPHPKASLVVVSHGPVTEISERQTLAHTIEDAIAAARDLAGGKDVGLMGGGVATAALQAGLVDELVLHQVPILLGGGRPFFQELPEHVRLNLIEAVPAPGVTHLHYEIIR, from the coding sequence ATGAGCAAGGTGGTCTGCGCCCTCTCCGTCTCGGTCGACGGGTACATCACCGGACGCGGCTCCGGTCCGGATCACGGGCTCGGCGACGCGCCGATGCTGTTCGACTGGTACTTCGACGGTGACACCCCGAGTCAGGTGTTCGACGGCTTCAAGCTGAGCGCACCGAGCGCACGGATCTTCGACGCGCTCGCCGGCCGGGTCGGCGCGATGGCCGCCGGGCACAAGACGTACGACGACTCGGGCCACTTCGGCGGCGGCAGCCCGCACCCGAAGGCTTCCCTTGTCGTGGTGAGCCACGGTCCGGTGACGGAGATCAGCGAACGGCAGACGCTCGCCCACACCATCGAGGACGCGATCGCCGCGGCGCGTGACCTCGCCGGCGGGAAGGACGTCGGTCTGATGGGTGGCGGTGTCGCGACCGCGGCGCTCCAGGCGGGCCTCGTCGACGAGCTCGTGCTGCACCAGGTGCCGATCCTGCTCGGCGGCGGACGACCGTTCTTCCAGGAGCTTCCGGAGCACGTTCGCCTGAACCTGATCGAGGCCGTGCCCGCGCCCGGCGTCACCCACCTCCACTACGAGATCATCCGCTGA